From Corvus cornix cornix isolate S_Up_H32 chromosome 5, ASM73873v5, whole genome shotgun sequence, the proteins below share one genomic window:
- the CALCB gene encoding calcitonin gene-related peptide 2 isoform X3 codes for MVMLKISPFLAVYALVVCQLDSFQAAPVRPGLESITDRVTLSDYEARRLLNALVKEFIQMTAEELEQASEGNSVTAQKRACNTATCVTHRLADFLSRSGAVGKNNFVPTNVGSKAFGRRRRSIQI; via the exons ATGGTTATGCTGAAGATTTCACCTTTCCTTGCTGTTTATGCCTTGGTTGTGTGCCAGCTGGACAGCTTCCAGGCAGCCCCAGTCAG ACCTGGCTTGGAGTCCATAACGGATCGAGTGACTCTCAGTGATTACGAAGCTCGGAGGTTATTAAATGCGCTGGTGAAAGAGTTCATACAGATGACAGCAGAAGAGCTGGAGCAAGCCTCTGAGGGGAACAG TGTAACAGCACAGAAGAGGGCCTGCAACACAGCCACCTGTGTGACCCACCGCCTGGCAGACTTCCTGAGCAGGTCAGGGGCAGTGGGCAAGAACAACTTTGTCCCAACCAATGTGGGCTCCAAGGCCTTTGGCAGGCGAAGAAGAAGCATCCAGATATAA
- the CALCB gene encoding calcitonin gene-related peptide 2 isoform X2 yields the protein MVMLKISPFLAVYALVVCQLDSFQAAPVRPGLESITDRVTLSDYEARRLLNALVKEFIQMTAEELEQASEGNSSVTAQKRACNTATCVTHRLADFLSRSGAVGKNNFVPTNVGSKAFGRRRRSIQI from the exons ATGGTTATGCTGAAGATTTCACCTTTCCTTGCTGTTTATGCCTTGGTTGTGTGCCAGCTGGACAGCTTCCAGGCAGCCCCAGTCAG ACCTGGCTTGGAGTCCATAACGGATCGAGTGACTCTCAGTGATTACGAAGCTCGGAGGTTATTAAATGCGCTGGTGAAAGAGTTCATACAGATGACAGCAGAAGAGCTGGAGCAAGCCTCTGAGGGGAACAG CAGTGTAACAGCACAGAAGAGGGCCTGCAACACAGCCACCTGTGTGACCCACCGCCTGGCAGACTTCCTGAGCAGGTCAGGGGCAGTGGGCAAGAACAACTTTGTCCCAACCAATGTGGGCTCCAAGGCCTTTGGCAGGCGAAGAAGAAGCATCCAGATATAA
- the CALCB gene encoding calcitonin gene-related peptide 2 isoform X1: MVMLKISPFLAVYALVVCQLDSFQAAPVRPGLESITDRVTLSDYEARRLLNALVKEFIQMTAEELEQASEGNSLDRPISKRCASLSTCVLGKLSQELHKLQTYPRTDVGAGTPGKKRNVLSDLEHERYANYGEPLGNN; encoded by the exons ATGGTTATGCTGAAGATTTCACCTTTCCTTGCTGTTTATGCCTTGGTTGTGTGCCAGCTGGACAGCTTCCAGGCAGCCCCAGTCAG ACCTGGCTTGGAGTCCATAACGGATCGAGTGACTCTCAGTGATTACGAAGCTCGGAGGTTATTAAATGCGCTGGTGAAAGAGTTCATACAGATGACAGCAGAAGAGCTGGAGCAAGCCTCTGAGGGGAACAG CCTGGATAGACCCATTTCCAAACGCTGTGCCAGTCTGAGTACTTGTGTGCTGGGCAAACTGTCTCAAGAATTGCACAAATTGCAAACTTACCCTCGCACTGACGTCGGGGCTGGAACTCCTGGCAAGAAGCGGAATGTGCTGAGTGACCTGGAACATGAACGCTATGCAAACTATGGGGAACCGCTAGGAAACAACTAG